In Tumebacillus amylolyticus, the genomic stretch GCACGCATCGGCCGGGCACAGCTCGAACCCGCCCGACGTATCCACGCGAACTGCATACACAAACTGCCCGCCGACAAATTCACAACGCGTAATATACGGCTCCGGCGCTTGGATGTACTCCTGAATGAGCGTAATGCCATCCACCGGCTCCTCAAACGCCTCCGAGTTCAGATATCCCTCAAGGCCCTCCAACGTCTGGAACAATTGCACACCCAAGCCCTTGCCGGCGCGGTTGTGCTTTGTGATAAACGGCTGACCCGCATAGGCGCGTGCCGCTTCTAAAATTTGCTCCTTGCCCACCGCAGCCGTCGTTTTCGGCGTGCGAACACCGCCGGCGTTGAGCGCGAGGTATTGCTTGACCTTGCTCACTTCGAGCTCCAACGCGCGAGTGCCGTTGAACACGGTGCGACCATGCGCTTCCAGCCAAGCCAACACGTTCGACGTAAACTCCGGGGCAAAACGATGATCTCGCGTATGCGCCGACGCACTCATACGGGAGTAAAAAATCCCCTCCGGCGGTGCCTGCGTCAAATCGAGGGTGCCTTGGTCGAGATGCCACTCCTCGTACGGCAAGTTCAGTTCCTCCAGACGGCGGGTCAGGTGTACCGTCCACTCGCTGTTTTCATGGATCACATAAATTTTCGCCATCGGGCATACGTCCTTTGCTGTACAGAATTTTGCTTTATTATAACACAGTGAATCCCGCTCGGAAAACAAAGAAAACCCGCCCCTGCACAAGCGGCGGGCGGGTCTTTTTTTTACAGAATCGGCGGTTCCGGCTTCTTGGGGAGTCGTTCGGTGTCTTCTTGGTTGTCGCGGATCGTTTTTTGCAACACGAAGGACGACATGATCAGGAAGAGAGCGGTAACCGAGTAGTAGCCCTTGACGGACAGGTCTGCATCCAGGGTATAGATGCCGATAAACATCGCGAACGTCGCCAAAACAAATGAGGCCCAAGCCAAAAACGTAAATGCTTGCGTATTGCGTTTGCCCATGTGCGAACCCCTCCTAAATAATGACATCTTACAATGAAATTTATCCCTTGGCAACTAGGAAACTAAAATCTCATTATAATCGGAGGTAAATGCACTCTTGTTATCCGCGTGCCGGCAGTCGTACCGAGATCGTCGTGCCCTGTCCCGGCACGCTCTCCGCACGAATCTTGCCCCCGTGCGCTTCGACGATCCACTGGGCGATCGACAGCCCGAGACCTGTGCCCGGATGCGTGCGCGCCCTCATCTTGTCCCCGCGGAAAAAGCGGTCGAAGATGCGAGGCAAGTCTTCGGCGGAAATCCCGATGCCGGTGTCGGTGACTTCGATTTGCACGTGGTTGGCGGTTTTTCGGCAGGTGACGTGGACACGCCCGCTCTCCTCGGTGTATTTCAACGCGTTGTCCAAGAGGATGACGAGCAACTGCTGCAACCGCTCTTCGTCGCCGAGAATTTCGACAGGGAGTTCGTCGAGGGAGGAGTGAATTTCAATGTCCTTGAGCATCGCGAATTCGCGGAACCGTTCGACCATGCGCCCGACCAGCTCGTCCACACGCATCGGTTGGCGGAGAATCTCCAATTCGTTCGAATCGGAGCGGGCGAGTGTGAGCAGTTGCGAGACCAGTTTGCTCATGCGGTTGGTCTCTTCGATGGCGTCCGAAATTCCGACGCTCTCCTGCTCGATGGTGTTGTCCGGATGGCGGAAGAGGCGTTCCAGAGACGTTTTCATCACGGTGAGCGGAGTGCGAAGTTCATGAGAGGCGTCGGCGACGAACTCTTGCTGTTTGTTCCAGGCCTGTTGAATCGGACGCAGGGCTCGGGTGGCGAGATAGACGCCCGCCCCCACGGCGACCAACGCGCAGACTGCGCCGGCGACGATGATGACCCAGAGCATGCTGGTCATCATTTCTTGCGATTGTTGCAGGCCGGTGAGCAATTGAAGGGTTTGGATCGACGTGCCGTTTGCCATCTTCATTTGCACGGGCACGTTGTAGACACGATAGTCGTTGCCGCCGATGGAGACGGTGTGGAACTGTCCCGGCTGTCCCTTGCCCGGAGGTTTTTTGGGATCGCCGTCATGATCCGGGTCGGGGCTCAACTTTTCCATATCTTCTTGAAAAAGCGCTCCCTCCGGCATCTGCAACGCCGCGTTGCCCTTGTCATCCCAGAGCACGTAGACGACCCGCCGTTCCGCTTCGCGCCCCTGATCGAGCGGACGACGATCCAGTTGACCGTGCGAGGCATCGTTGAGGAAGTGCTGGGCATTGTCCTGCAAGTTGTGGTCCGTTTGGGAGTACAAGCGCTCTTTGGTGTACAGATACAGCGTCGTGGAGAACGCCGTCAACAGCAGAAAAAACACCAAGGTGTTGAGCAACACGAGGCGCAGCTTCGTTTTTTTGAACATGCGCCTACGCCTCCTTGAGCATGTAGCCGATCCCTCGCACGGTGCGAATCATGGACTCACAGTGGAACGGGGTGAGTTTTTTGCGCAAGTAGTGGATGTAGAGGTCGACGATGGAGTCGTTGGCTTCCGAATCCAAGCCCCAGATGCGGTCGAAGATCTGACTGCGGGAGAGGATCT encodes the following:
- a CDS encoding ATP-grasp domain-containing protein, with product MAKIYVIHENSEWTVHLTRRLEELNLPYEEWHLDQGTLDLTQAPPEGIFYSRMSASAHTRDHRFAPEFTSNVLAWLEAHGRTVFNGTRALELEVSKVKQYLALNAGGVRTPKTTAAVGKEQILEAARAYAGQPFITKHNRAGKGLGVQLFQTLEGLEGYLNSEAFEEPVDGITLIQEYIQAPEPYITRCEFVGGQFVYAVRVDTSGGFELCPADACQIGDLFCPVGEQVEEKPKFQIQEGFQDPILEKYAAVLKANHVQVAGIEFIRDAAGEIYTYDINTNTNYNSDAEAAAGKFGMLEVAKFLGAELAKL
- a CDS encoding YiaA/YiaB family inner membrane protein: MGKRNTQAFTFLAWASFVLATFAMFIGIYTLDADLSVKGYYSVTALFLIMSSFVLQKTIRDNQEDTERLPKKPEPPIL
- a CDS encoding sensor histidine kinase, with the translated sequence MFKKTKLRLVLLNTLVFFLLLTAFSTTLYLYTKERLYSQTDHNLQDNAQHFLNDASHGQLDRRPLDQGREAERRVVYVLWDDKGNAALQMPEGALFQEDMEKLSPDPDHDGDPKKPPGKGQPGQFHTVSIGGNDYRVYNVPVQMKMANGTSIQTLQLLTGLQQSQEMMTSMLWVIIVAGAVCALVAVGAGVYLATRALRPIQQAWNKQQEFVADASHELRTPLTVMKTSLERLFRHPDNTIEQESVGISDAIEETNRMSKLVSQLLTLARSDSNELEILRQPMRVDELVGRMVERFREFAMLKDIEIHSSLDELPVEILGDEERLQQLLVILLDNALKYTEESGRVHVTCRKTANHVQIEVTDTGIGISAEDLPRIFDRFFRGDKMRARTHPGTGLGLSIAQWIVEAHGGKIRAESVPGQGTTISVRLPARG